A genomic window from Xyrauchen texanus isolate HMW12.3.18 chromosome 31, RBS_HiC_50CHRs, whole genome shotgun sequence includes:
- the si:ch1073-228j22.2 gene encoding SPRY domain-containing SOCS box protein 2, producing MGLTLCCWLSDGHYKTTNQSSSAQSAFNPFSVAPPIRLAVLLDTPPVAPGHPRSQWSSTHLSDNLRVCPSGGCVSRARVEQSSDAVRAAVGVANGLHIWEVLWEEQQRGSHALLGVSTCKCPLQASGYTVLIGSDTCSWGWELSTNQLWHDGMEAGRYPEGGATEVLKVPDRILLVVDADAGTLGYVVDDHYMGVAFTVLPKGAELFPAVSCVWGGAKICIRYLCGMTRDPPDLQSLSRLSARQTLRLDTTHTGNVSFPPALQRLLLATNRSTPQVIVK from the exons ATGGGTCTTACACTGTGCTGCTGGCTGAGTGACGGCCATTATAAAACAACAAATCAATCTTCATCAGCTCAATCAGCTTTCAATCCGTTCTCTGTAGCCCCACCCATTCGTCTCGCTGTGCTTTTAGACACGCCCCCCGTTGCCCCTGGACACCCCCGATCACAGTGGAGCTCGACTCACCTGTCAGACAATCTGAGGGTGTGTCCGTCGGGTGGGTGTGTCTCACGCGCTCGTGTGGAACAGAGCAGCGATGCGGTTCGAGCGGCGGTGGGCGTCGCAAACGGGCTGCACATATGGGAGGTGCTGTGGGAGGAGCAACAGAGAGGAAGCCACGCCCTACTGGGCGTGTCCACATGCAAATGCCCCCTGCAGGCATCTGGCTACACCGTGCTTATCGGCAGCGACACGTGTTCCTGGGGCTGGGAGCTTTCGACCAATCAGCTCTGGCATGATGGGATGGAGGCGGGGCGGTACCCTGAGGGCGGAGCCACAGAAGTCTTAAAGGTGCCGGATCGCATATTGCTGGTTGTGGATGCGGATGCGGGAACACTGGGATACGTCGTGGATGACCACTATATGGGAGTGGCCTTTACAGTCCTCCCCAAAGGGGCGGAGCTCTTCCCAGCAGTTAGCTGCGTCTGGGGAGGAGCTAAAATCTGCATACGCTACCTCTGTGGCATGACAC GTGACCCACCTGATCTGCAGTCTCTGAGTCGATTATCTGCTCGTCAGACCCTCCGACTGGACACAACTCACACTGGGAATGTGTCATTCCCACCTGCACTACAGCGCCTCCTGTTGGCCACAAATAGATCCACACCACAAGTTATCGTGAAATGA